The Planctellipticum variicoloris DNA window GGGAGACATACCCGGCGGTGCTGAAGGTTCTCGACGAGACCGACGAGTCACCGGAGCAGTACCTTGAGTACCTCGCTGAACCGCGGTGATCTGGTCGTCGTCGACTTTCGGCCGGTCAATCCGCGCGCTGGAGTCCGGCCCGCTCTGGTCGTGCAAAACGACCGTGACAATCGTCGGCTGACGAACACGGTCGTCGCGCAGATTTCCAGCAATGTCCGGCGTGCCGGCGAGGACACGCAGCTTCTGATCGATCAACGACATTCCGACTGGACGGCATCGGGCCTGCGTCATCCCTCGGCAGTCATCTGCTCGAACATCTACACAATCAGCCAGGACGATGTCGCCCGTGTCATCGGGTCTCTCTCCGACACAACGATGCAACAGGTCAATGAGCGGTTGCGAATCGTGCTGGGACTAAGCAGCGATGGAAACATACCGTGCCAAACCTGAACTTCTGGGTTCCTGGAAGCACGTGGATTCGTGCAAAGTATGCACAATTCTGGGCCGGCTGGAAGACAGTTCGCGTGCTCGGCGAGCTTCAGATCTTGACGCGTGCATCGTACTTCACGTTGCTCTTCGTCCCGATTCTTGCTGGAGTTTGGCCTGCCGTTCGCGCTGGCATCAACCGGTACAATGAGGCCGTCGTAGATGCAACGCATGCGCTGGATCTCGCGTCGGAGAAACTGGCGGGGCAGTTGAGGGACTCGCAAATCGCCTCGGACGCTTCAGAACAGAACAGCCTGACGAACACACGCTCCCGCTCACATTTGAGGCAGGCAAGCGATGAGCTGATGTTAGATCTGCAGCGCCACGTTGACATGCTCCGGTCAAGCCTGGTGCACCAGACGATTAACCGCAAATCACTTCCGCTTACATGGGCTCTGGCATTCTTCGCAGCGTTATTCGCAGTGATTGGCCACCTTTTGTACCAAGTATTTTGCCCTGAAGAGATTCGGCAGGCGAGCTTTGAAGCCTTTGCTCTGCAACGCAAGAGAGACTACGCAAGCCATCCGACAGAACTCGCTTTAAAACAAGCAGAGAGCTACATCTCGGGCCTCAATCTTAAGAATGAGCCGTGGCTGAAACTTAGCGGCGAAAAAGAACAAATCGTCGAGGAGAAGAGAGACCAGTGGCGTGACCTCGGAGTGATCGAGCGAGCTGCACACGTTGAGTACCATTTGCGTTCCAAGCAGCAGCCACGGGCCGCAATCGCGTCGGCTGCCTGCTATTTAGTTTCGATGTTGCTCATTTTCGTGATCGTTGTTTCACAGTCTAATGCCGTCGTTCGTGCAACGATCGAATGACGCCTCCCCTACCGCACCTCCCGATACCCCACCAGCTCAATCCCCTTCGCCTTGATCGCCGCTTTGATCTCCGGACTCGTCCAAGCGTCCGTCACTCCCTGGCGGTCGGCCGCCACGTTTTCGTAGCCGATGTGATGGATCGCCCGCAGCTCCGGCGTGTCCAGGCCCGGGTGCTCCACGAACAGGTAGGTCTGGCCCGGCTCCAGGCTGTCGAGCAGCTTCAGGATCGCCGTCCGCTTTTCCTCTGGCGTGACGTGCGGGCCGCGGTAGCTGACGTTTTTCACCCCCCGCTCGGCCGGGTCGATGTCCAGCCGGTATTCGACCGCCAGACCCTTCACCAGCTTGCGCACCGACTCGTCGATCCCCGAGCAGCCCATATGCCCCGACAGGTGGCTGAGCTGCGGAATGTGCCTCTTCGCCAGCTCGATCTGCGCCCGGAATTCCTGCTCGACCTCTTCCATCCGCCATTTCTGCTCGGCGAGCGACCGGCCGGGATAATTTCTGTTCGGGCGGATCATCGGATAGAAGTAGCCGTCCGCATCCCGCAGGCTCGGGCAGGGTCTCAGCGGTCGCCATTTGACGTTGTCCCACTCGCTGCT harbors:
- a CDS encoding polysaccharide deacetylase family protein, with the protein product MRCLLALGLLAVLCPTLAAQAPPRLIVRGDDMGAAHSVNEAILKCHKEGIQTAIEVIVPSPWFPEAVQMLQTLPEADVGVHLTLSSEWDNVKWRPLRPCPSLRDADGYFYPMIRPNRNYPGRSLAEQKWRMEEVEQEFRAQIELAKRHIPQLSHLSGHMGCSGIDESVRKLVKGLAVEYRLDIDPAERGVKNVSYRGPHVTPEEKRTAILKLLDSLEPGQTYLFVEHPGLDTPELRAIHHIGYENVAADRQGVTDAWTSPEIKAAIKAKGIELVGYREVR
- a CDS encoding type II toxin-antitoxin system PemK/MazF family toxin — its product is MSTSLNRGDLVVVDFRPVNPRAGVRPALVVQNDRDNRRLTNTVVAQISSNVRRAGEDTQLLIDQRHSDWTASGLRHPSAVICSNIYTISQDDVARVIGSLSDTTMQQVNERLRIVLGLSSDGNIPCQT